AACTCACTTCGGGGAACACCCATATTTGCCTCGCGAAGAATCCGGCGCGAAAGCGCACAGAACTCCTCGGCAAGCTTGCGGCTATATCCTCGCCCTTTAGTTTGCTGTGACTCTGCCATTTATTTGGTTGTCCGAATCCAGTTTACAATGGAGGCGGCGGGAATCGAACCCGCGTCCGAAGCGTTCAGAGTTCAGGTTCTACATAGTTAGTCAATCTACTTTTTCTCGTCGACCGTCTCGCCGATTGACAGGCAACGGTCAACCAGCCTCAGTTGTAATCCGGTCATCACGCTGAGGCGCCGCGAAGACCTTAATCACCCTTATCGACCCTGCACCGACGCCGGGTGAAACTCGTCGGGCAAGGGGCTACCCGCTTTAGGCAGCCAGTGCGTAGCTGCTGTTGGCAGCTGTCGTTCCTCTGTTAGTATTAACGAGGCAACAGAGGAGCCTCGCTATGCCCCTGAACCCCTCAGTCACTTCGTCGAGACCATTCGCCCCCGTTTTCCCGTGTACTTTTGGCTCCGCTGACAAAAGGGGCACACCTGACCACCGAGTTCCCATAATCTCTCTTCTACCTGAATTATTATATCTTTAAGGGGTTTAAATGTCAATGCGCCATTATCCGGTTGCGCAGTTTTTCAAGGAACTGCCCTGTTGCGGTACGCCGGTCCGGACAGCGTCGAACCTGGATTGGTGCCCCAACATAGAAATACTTTTCCCTCGGTTCGTTTATCGCATTAAAGAACCCAAATCCAACACCCTGAACATTTCCCCGGTCTCCCGGTTCTATTGCCGGACCACAACCCGACCAGACCATTGCACTCCCATCACCTTCAATCACATCCGCCACAAAACCGGGGAAAATTCTCTCCGGAGAAACAATCAAATAAGTGTCCTGGACCATCGTATCGAGCCGCAGGTCATAATCGTTCTCCGTACCCAGTGTATCACGATACTCATAGGAAACATCAAGTTCCACCCAATACCACTCCGCTCCTTCCGACCTGGTCCAGGAAATAACCAAAGTTGAATCCAGGTCCAGAATGTACCTTTCCGGTGGACTGGTAAGCGAAAAGTTCCCGGGCATCGTTACCCGGGCTTGAGCGTTACCCCAGTAATGGACAACCCGCAGCTCATAAGGACGACTGACATCGAACTCCAAAGTATCGCCATACTCATACCTTGTCCAGTTGTAAGACAACACATCCAGCCTCTCTTCATTCAGCGTCACAATCGGCACCATCCGCAAACCCTTTGGATCAAACACCTGTACATAGCGCTCATATTCAACCGAATAGTCGTAATACTCCCCCCGGTACAGATAACCATTCACCATTGGCTCCGAATAGTTTGGGTCAAGACGACGGCAACCAGTTATTACCAGTAGTATCAAAGAGAAGGAAAAAAGGGCGATAGAACTTCGCACAAAATCCATAATCGGCAATTTCATCAAGACCTATTCGAGCCGAATTGGCATTAAAATGAACAGGTCTTCGCCATCCGTTTTTTGCTCGGCTGGTTTCAGAAAAACCGGTGCCATGGGACTGGAAAATTCGATTCGGACTTCTTCAGTCGCAATCTGTTTAATTATATCCATGAGATAGATACCACTAAACCCGATTCGCATCTCATCACCTTCATATTGACAATCGAGCGGTTCCTCAATCTTTCCCAGTTCCGGATTTTCGGCTCGCATCGTGATTAAATTGCTCTGAAACTCTAAGCTTATTGGCTTGCCGATTGTTTGTGAAATCACCACCCCGCGCCGTACTACCGCCAGTAATCCATCACGATTTACAATCGCCTTATGCGGATTATCCTTGGGGATAATCCTTTCGTAGTCAGGGTAGGGACCTTCAATCATTCTTGTCACCAGCACCGTATTTTCGGCAACAAACCCTATGTTCTTGGGGTCAAAACGCACCACCACCTTTTCTACGCCCTGGGGTAATAGTGCAAAAACCTTGGGGGTAACCAGCAGTTTTGCCTTACCTGCCGATTTAACCTTCCGGCTTATCAGCGCCAGTCGAAAACTGTCGGTGGCAACCATTCGTGACTCGTTCTTAGAAATCTCCCAGTTGATACCTGTTAACACCGGCCGGTTTTCATCTTTGCTAACGGCAAAATTACAACCGTTGAACATTTCAAACAGCACCGGGGCAGGAAACTCTAATTCGTTGTCTTCTGGCAAGCTAGGAAAAGATGGAAAGTCTTCAGGCGGGAAATGAACGAATGACACCTTCATCCGGCCGCAGATAACCTTCAAAGTCTTGCCGTCCTCTTCCAGGACAACTGTTGAACCGGTACTTTCCTGGATTAAAGTGTTTAGCTCCCGGCCTCGCACCAGCGCTGCACCTTCACTGCTCTTCCCTTCCAGTCGCACCTTCTTTTTAAGCGCCGTATCACCATCCAAACCGGTTATTGCCAGTTCCCCATCAGCCACCTCCAGCAAAATATTCTGATATATCGGGAATGTGGTTTTGGCCGGAATTATCTGGACAACACTGTTTAGCACCTCAGCCAGAACATTACGGTCCAATTCACAATGCATTCCGCCTCCTTTTTCCATTAATTTCCACTTCAATAGTTCTACCAAGAATTATTGCCCAGTCAAGTTTGCACCAGGTATCCGATTTAAATGAGAAATAAAAAGGGTGCCCCTGTAATAACAGAGGCACCCTTGAGTAAGGCTATTCTTAAACTACGCCCTGGTCCAGCATCGCATCTGCCACCTTGATGAATCCGGCGATGTTGGCACCTTTGACATAGTTCACATAGTTACCTTCCTTGCCGTAAATCACGCACTGCTCGTGAATCGCTTTCATTATGCCACGCAACCGCTGGTCAACCTCTTCACGAGACCAGGATAACCGCAGGCTATTCTGTGACATCTCGAGACCTGATGTCGCAACTCCGCCGGCATTTGCCGCCTTGCCCGGACCGTAGAGAATTTTATGCTCGAGGAAGATATCGATTGCTTCAGGAGTTGAAGGCATATTAGCACCTTCGGCAACCACATAAACGCCGTTTCGCATCAGGTTCTGAGCATCTTTGCCATTGATTTCGTTTTGCGTTGCGCTCGGAAATGCGCAGTGTGCCTTGTGGTTCCAGAGCGGATTGTAATCCAGTTTCGGGTCGACTGGTGTATAGACCACGCCCTTAAACTTATCGGCATACTCCTTAATTCTGCCGCGCCGAACATTCTTCAACTCTTTGACGAACTCAAGTTTTTCCGGCGTGATTCCCGCCTCATCATAAATATAACCGGACGAATCGGAAAGAGTAACCGCCTTGGCACCCAGTTGATTCAGTTTCTCCACCGTATACTGTGCCACATTACCTGAACCGGAAACCAAACACACCTTACCTTCCAGCGTTTCTCCTCTTGTCGCCAGCATCTCCGCCGCAAAATAA
The nucleotide sequence above comes from candidate division WOR-3 bacterium. Encoded proteins:
- the dnaN gene encoding DNA polymerase III subunit beta, whose translation is MHCELDRNVLAEVLNSVVQIIPAKTTFPIYQNILLEVADGELAITGLDGDTALKKKVRLEGKSSEGAALVRGRELNTLIQESTGSTVVLEEDGKTLKVICGRMKVSFVHFPPEDFPSFPSLPEDNELEFPAPVLFEMFNGCNFAVSKDENRPVLTGINWEISKNESRMVATDSFRLALISRKVKSAGKAKLLVTPKVFALLPQGVEKVVVRFDPKNIGFVAENTVLVTRMIEGPYPDYERIIPKDNPHKAIVNRDGLLAVVRRGVVISQTIGKPISLEFQSNLITMRAENPELGKIEEPLDCQYEGDEMRIGFSGIYLMDIIKQIATEEVRIEFSSPMAPVFLKPAEQKTDGEDLFILMPIRLE
- the gdhA gene encoding NADP-specific glutamate dehydrogenase, translating into MSDGVKEFMAWVKARNPGEPEFHQAVEEVVTSLWDFLEKNPKYRKAKILERMCEPERVIIFRVPWVDDKGEVQVNRGYRVEMNSAIGPYKGGLRFHPTVYLGLLKFLAFEQVFKNSLTTLPMGGGKGGSDFDPKGKSDNEVMHFCQSFMNELFRHIGPNTDVPAGDIGVGAREIGYMFGQYKRLRNEFTGVLTGKGLNWGGSLIRPEATGYGTVYFAAEMLATRGETLEGKVCLVSGSGNVAQYTVEKLNQLGAKAVTLSDSSGYIYDEAGITPEKLEFVKELKNVRRGRIKEYADKFKGVVYTPVDPKLDYNPLWNHKAHCAFPSATQNEINGKDAQNLMRNGVYVVAEGANMPSTPEAIDIFLEHKILYGPGKAANAGGVATSGLEMSQNSLRLSWSREEVDQRLRGIMKAIHEQCVIYGKEGNYVNYVKGANIAGFIKVADAMLDQGVV